The nucleotide sequence GAACTGATCCCGCCAGAGCTGCTCTATGTCGCGCGGGTTGACGAAGCCGTGGCTGTTGGGAGAGGCCTTGATGAACATCATCGGCGGCAGGTCGTCCAGGTACCAGTTGCCCCCGATCTTGACCAGGTCTATCTCCTCCCCGCGCTCGAGCGGCTTCATCCATTCCCGGGCGGGCCTGGAGTAGTCGATCTTGGTCCACGTGTCACCGACCCGGGCGTAGTAGGGGGTGAAGTCCCTATGCTGAAGCGAGTGGTCGTACTTGTACCCGAACTCGAGCAACAGCTCGTTGGTCGCGTTGGAGACCTCCCACCACGGGGCGACGTTCCCGACCGGACGGCGCCCGGTCACCTTCTCGATGAGCTCGATGCAGTACTCGAGCACCTCCCGCTCCTGCTGCGGCGTCATCGCCACCGGGTTCTCGTGCGAGTAGCCGTGGCTCCCGACCTCGTGCCCCGCGTCGACCACCATCTTCACCTGATCCGGGAAGGTCTCGATCGAGTGCCCGGGGATGAACCACGTGGTCCTCATCCCATACCGCTCGAAGAGCTTGAGCAACCGCGGTACGCCTATCTCCCCCGCGAACATCCCGCGCGAGATGTCGTCCGGCGAGTCCTCACCCCCGTAAGAGCCGAGCCACCCGGCCACCGCGTCTATGTCCACCCCGATGGAGCAGAAGATCTCTTTCTCCGGCACCTTTCCTCCTTTCCTCGAAACGATCACCCAAAACACCCCTTACCACACCACGACCGGCGGCGCCCGCCCCCAGAGCCTTGCACCAGCCCCGGCCATGGCGTTAGTATTGTACGTACAAATATCGTCGAAATCAAGGAGGGAAAGGATGCTCCCGAAGGTAGCGGTTCTCTCGCTGGGTGGGACGATCTCTTCCGTACGGGGTTCGGGGCCCGGGGTGGTACCGAGGCTGACGGGGAAGGATCTGGTGGAGAGCGTACCGCAGATCTCCGGGGTGGCGGAGGTCGAGGCGGAATCGCTGAGGCAGATGCCGAGCTCGGACCTTACCGTAGAGGATCTCATCGAGGTGGCCGAGGAGGCGCGGCGGAGGATCGCCGGGGGGGCGCACGGGGTGGTGATCACGCAGGGGACCGACTCGATCGAGGAGACCGCCTTCGCGATGGACCTGCTCGTCGAGGGGGATGCGCCCGTGGTCATAACCGGGGCGATGCGCAACCCCACCCTCCCAGGGGCCGACGGTCCGGCGAACCTGCTCGGTGCGGTGCGCGTCGCGGCCAGCGATGAGGTGAGGGGGCTTGGGGCGCTGGTGGTGATGAACGACGAGATCCACGCCGCCCGTTTCGTCAGGAAGACGCACACCCAGAGCCCCTCGACCTTCCAGTCACCGGTGGCGGGGCCTCTGGGCTGGCTCTCGGAGGGCGTGGTGAGGATCGCCTGGCGGATTCCGGCTCGGCACACGGTGGAGCCCCCTCCGGCGGGAGCCGGGCAGCAGGTCGCGCTGCTCAAGCTAGCCGTCGGCGACGACGGGAGGCTGCTTTCGGCGGTGAGGGAGGCCGGGTACGCCGGGCTCGTCATCGAGGCCTTCGGCGGCGGGCACGTCCCGTCTAGGATGGTCGCGGAGGTCGAGCGGCTCGCCTCCGAGATGCCGGTCGTCCTCACCTCCCGCACCGGGAGCGGCGACGTGCTCCGGAACACGTACGGGTTTTCCGGCTCCGAGATGGATTTGCTCTCGCGCGGGCTCATCTGGGGTGGGGTGCTCGACGGGCTCAAGGCCAGGCTCCTGCTCACCATCCTGTTGCGCCGGGGAGAGGGGCCGGACGAGATAGAAGCCGCCTTCGAGGGGTGGTACATCTAGAGCATCACGTCGCCCGAATTGGGACCGAGCGTCTGTCCCACGTAGAGCGAAGCCCTATCCGAGACCAGAAACGCGACCGTCTCCGCGACCTCCTCCGGCTCGCCGAAGCGCCCCAGCGGGAGCTCCGCGGCCTTGGCGCGGCGCCACTCCTCGGAGAGGCCTTGCACGAGCTCGGTGTTGATGGGGCCGGGGGCGACGGCGTTAACCCGCACTCCTCGTGCAGAGACCTCGCGGGCGAGCGCCTTGGTCAGCCCGATGATCCCCGCCTTCGCGGCGCTGTAGTGACACAGCTCGATGCCCCCGATCTGTCCGAGCTGGGAGGCCACGTTGACGATCACCCCGCGCCCGCGGGAGAGCATCTCGGGCAACGCCTCCTTTATACACAGGAAAGTCCCCCGCAGGTGCACGGAGATCATGCGGTCGAAGTCCTCGATGGTGAGCTCGACGAAGGGCTTCTGCTGCAAAAACCCCGCGTTGTTGACCAGGACCTCCGGCGCACCGAAAACTTCGCGCGCCCTCTCGAAGAAGGCGTGGACGCTCTCGGGGTCGGAGACGTCGCCGGGGACGGCCTCGGCGGCGCCCCCGGCTTCGCGTATCGCCGAGGCGGCACCTTCCGCGGTATCGGGCTTCAGATCGTTTACGGCCACGGCGTAGCCCTCCTCCGCCAGCCGAAGCGCCACGGCGCGTCCGATCCCGCTCCCCGCCCCGGTGACGAGGGCGACCCTGATGCGGTTCGCTGTCAACGGCACCTCCTTTCAGACGAGGGCCGCCTGCGGGAGGCGGCCCCCAAAACCGGCTTGCCGAAAACCCTCAGACCGAAGAGGGTTCCTCGAGGAGCTCGAGCTCGGCCTGGGTCGCGTCCTTGACCTCGCGGGTGCCGAACATCAGGAACCCGGAGACTATGACCGCCAGAGCCCCGGAGAGGAACGCGGCGGTGGTCACGCTCAGCCCGGCTTCGAGGAAGGCCGTCAAAAGCGCCGAGCCGACGATCGCGCCGATCGGCCCCATGGCGTTCACTACCGTGGTCCCCGTACCGCGCATCCTGGTGGGGAAGGACTCACCCATGTAGAACAGCAAGGCCGCATACGGCCCGATGATGAAGAAAAGCCCTATCGTGTAGGTGGCGAGAACGAACGCACCGCTGCTCGGGCCGAAGAGCATCGCCGAGTAGGCCACCCCGGCGATGAGCCAGCCTATCGCGATCGTCCGGCGGCGTCCGACGATGTCGCCGACGAACCCGTGGGAGAGGTATCCAATATATGCCGCCGCGTTGGAGACGACGAGGAAGATCAGGGCGCTGCTGAAGGAGACCCCCTTGCCCTGGGTGAGGATCGTGGTCCCCAGAACGACCAGGACCTGGATCCCGATCCAGTTGGTCAGGAACGCCAGCGCCAGGAAGATCGTGTGCTTCCTTATGCCGGGCTCGAAGATCTGACGGTAGGTGTTGCGGTCGCTGTGGCGTACGTCGATGCCGTACTGCCTGCCGAAGCGTACCGCCTCCTCGTGCCGCCCCTCCTGCTCGAGCTTCCTCGCGTGTTTCATGGCCTGGAACCGCGGAGACTCCCGGAGCTTGAGCCCCAAAACGGCGATTATGATCGCCGGGGCGGTCGCGACCAAAAACGTCCCGCGCCAGCCGACGCTGGGAACCAGGACAGCCGCCAGCGCAGCACCGACCAGAACCCCGATCGGCCATCCGCCCTGCACCATGCTGTAGATGAGCCCCCGCCGCCTGCGGCTCCCGTAGATCTCGTTGAGGTAGGCTGCGTTCACCGCCTGCTCCGAGTACCCAAGCCCGGAGAACGCCCGCACGACGATCACGTACCACGCGGCGAAAGCCAGCGAGGTCAGCCCGGAGCTTATCGCCGCCCCCACCGTCGTGAGGATGAGCGAAGGTTTGCGCCCCAGCCGGTCGAGCATCGGCCCTACCGAAAGCGAAACCAGAAACACCGCCACCGCAACCCAGGTGGCTATCGCCGTGCTCGTCGCCGTCGACCACCCGAGATCCTGCGCCATCTTCGGCAGAAGCGTCCCAAAGAGCGTGTAGTCGTAGACCGAAAACACCCACGCGAGAAACGCTACGATCGAAGAGTAGACCAGCGCCCGCTGCGGAAGGTTCGTCTCTATGCGCGGAGCATCATCGATCCTCCCATCCCCGGTCCCACGGGAGACTTCTGACTCACCAGTCGCCATCTCTCCTCCTTCTCCTTTCGCCCTGGCAGACGATCCTAAAGCCGGGCCCGGCCTCGCCTGCATTTGTCCGTACTAATATGATATGTACGCACAATATTTGTGTCAAGTCCGACATGTGCGGGTCGGGATCCATGCCGGGAACACCATAGAAAATATCCGGTCCTTTACACTTCGGCCGAGGGAAGAAAATTCCCGTGGCGGCGGGGCGGGATGTTTAGACCCGTGGACGGTGCGTCCAGCCGGCTCACCTGTTGTGTGGGAGGATCGGAGGCCGGTATCCGGCGGCGCGTGCCTGCCGGGCGGAGGCGAAGCAGCGCTCGGGGTGGGTGGCCTGGTAGTAGGGGTCGCCTTTGGGGAGGTGGTAGATCTTCTGTCCGTCACGGGTGATGTTGCCCTTCACCGGGTAGCTCCGGGGACAGGACTCCTCGGATGAGGGGGCCACGCCCGGGGATCTTCCGGCGGAGCCTCTGGAGTCGGGGCCGGGGCCACAACCGGGGGAGCCCTCGCCTATCCCGTTACCCCGGTTGGTCTCCCGGCAGCGTTCGGCGCGGGGGAGGCCCCAGATCCCGCGGTGCGCGCGCCTGGCCTGCCGCTGGTCCGCCGCGAACCGTGCGGCGTAGCGGTCGTTGGGCGGGATGATGAGAAGCTGGGCGAGTCCCCTCCGCAACAGTTCGTCCTCCAGCATGGTCTTCCGGTCCACCCACACGTAGGCGAGCAACCTGCCGTAGCGGTCCTTTCGCTCCTCGTCGAAGGTCAGGCGCACCCGGCGGCCCTCCAGCCTCGAGCGGGTGAAGGAGGCCGCCCGGATCGCGAGGGGCTGGACGGGATAGCCGGGACGCACGTCCTCGGGGGTGTCGGCTCCTATGATCCGCACGGTGCTCTCACCTCCCACCGGGGGAGAGATCTCCAGGGTGTCGCCGTCGACCACCCGGCTCACGACGACCCGGACGCCCGCGGAAGTGGTGGAGGCGGTGGATGACGGCACTCCCCCCACATCCAGCCCCCCATCCCCGCCGCAGCCGGCCAGGACGAGCAGAACGGGGAGCAGGAAGCAGGCCGCCGGACGGTTGAACGGACGAAGTACCCTTTTCTTCCCCATCTCTTCCAGTTCTCCCGACAAAAGGTCCATCCCCGGGCCGAGGGTTCCTGCATCCGAGACACGCTGGGACCGCAGCTTTGGCGCGGGACGATTTGCAAAACTATACTCGGTAGTGCGAGAGCATACTAGCATTCCCAGAGGCGTACGAAGGGAGATCGTACATGGAAGGCCAGCGACGCAAGCCCGCCACCTATCGCAGGCTGTCGGATGAGCTGCGGGAGGCGATAGAGAGCGGTGAGTTCGAAGAGGGTACCCAGATGCCTACCGAAGCCGAGCTCTGCGAACGCTACGGCGTCAGCCGCCACACCGTGCGCCAGGCCTTCCAGTCGCTGGTCGCCGACGGCCTCGTCTACCGCGTCCCCGGACGGGGCACCTTCGTCACCAGCCTCTCCAGACGCGGCAAGTATCTGCGCTCCATCGGCACCCTGGAGGAGATGATGTCCTGGACCGGCACCGAGATGGAGGTGCTGAACCCGGTCGAGATCATCCACGACGAGGAGCACGCAACCCGCCTCGAGCTCCCCACGGACGAGGTCGCCACCCTCACCGTCCGTCGCCTCTACGAGGGCAACCCCTTCGTCCTCACCCACGTCTACCTCACCCCCGACGCCGGAGAACGCCTGCAGAAGAAGAAGCTCCCCAAAGACGGCCCCGGAACCGTCATCGGGACCGTGGAGAGCGTGCTCCCCTCACCCATCGTAGGAGCCAGCCAGGAGCTCACCGCCATCCCCACCCCCCATCACGTCTCCCGCCACATCGACCGCAGCCCAGGTGAGCCCCTCCTCTACGTCGAACGCCTCTACTACCTGGAGGACGGTACCCCCGTAGAACTCGCCATCTCCTACTACAACCCCAGCCGCTACTCCTACCGCCTCGAACTGCGCCGC is from Rubrobacter naiadicus and encodes:
- a CDS encoding polysaccharide deacetylase family protein; its protein translation is MPEKEIFCSIGVDIDAVAGWLGSYGGEDSPDDISRGMFAGEIGVPRLLKLFERYGMRTTWFIPGHSIETFPDQVKMVVDAGHEVGSHGYSHENPVAMTPQQEREVLEYCIELIEKVTGRRPVGNVAPWWEVSNATNELLLEFGYKYDHSLQHRDFTPYYARVGDTWTKIDYSRPAREWMKPLERGEEIDLVKIGGNWYLDDLPPMMFIKASPNSHGFVNPRDIEQLWRDQFDWVYREMDYATYCLTIHPDVSGRPQVLLMLERLIDYINGHPGTKWVTMEEIADDFVRRFPRNQPNHDPGLNMYGIDTPATK
- a CDS encoding asparaginase, with translation MLPKVAVLSLGGTISSVRGSGPGVVPRLTGKDLVESVPQISGVAEVEAESLRQMPSSDLTVEDLIEVAEEARRRIAGGAHGVVITQGTDSIEETAFAMDLLVEGDAPVVITGAMRNPTLPGADGPANLLGAVRVAASDEVRGLGALVVMNDEIHAARFVRKTHTQSPSTFQSPVAGPLGWLSEGVVRIAWRIPARHTVEPPPAGAGQQVALLKLAVGDDGRLLSAVREAGYAGLVIEAFGGGHVPSRMVAEVERLASEMPVVLTSRTGSGDVLRNTYGFSGSEMDLLSRGLIWGGVLDGLKARLLLTILLRRGEGPDEIEAAFEGWYI
- a CDS encoding SDR family NAD(P)-dependent oxidoreductase — protein: MTANRIRVALVTGAGSGIGRAVALRLAEEGYAVAVNDLKPDTAEGAASAIREAGGAAEAVPGDVSDPESVHAFFERAREVFGAPEVLVNNAGFLQQKPFVELTIEDFDRMISVHLRGTFLCIKEALPEMLSRGRGVIVNVASQLGQIGGIELCHYSAAKAGIIGLTKALAREVSARGVRVNAVAPGPINTELVQGLSEEWRRAKAAELPLGRFGEPEEVAETVAFLVSDRASLYVGQTLGPNSGDVML
- a CDS encoding MFS transporter; amino-acid sequence: MATGESEVSRGTGDGRIDDAPRIETNLPQRALVYSSIVAFLAWVFSVYDYTLFGTLLPKMAQDLGWSTATSTAIATWVAVAVFLVSLSVGPMLDRLGRKPSLILTTVGAAISSGLTSLAFAAWYVIVVRAFSGLGYSEQAVNAAYLNEIYGSRRRRGLIYSMVQGGWPIGVLVGAALAAVLVPSVGWRGTFLVATAPAIIIAVLGLKLRESPRFQAMKHARKLEQEGRHEEAVRFGRQYGIDVRHSDRNTYRQIFEPGIRKHTIFLALAFLTNWIGIQVLVVLGTTILTQGKGVSFSSALIFLVVSNAAAYIGYLSHGFVGDIVGRRRTIAIGWLIAGVAYSAMLFGPSSGAFVLATYTIGLFFIIGPYAALLFYMGESFPTRMRGTGTTVVNAMGPIGAIVGSALLTAFLEAGLSVTTAAFLSGALAVIVSGFLMFGTREVKDATQAELELLEEPSSV
- a CDS encoding thermonuclease family protein, which gives rise to MGKKRVLRPFNRPAACFLLPVLLVLAGCGGDGGLDVGGVPSSTASTTSAGVRVVVSRVVDGDTLEISPPVGGESTVRIIGADTPEDVRPGYPVQPLAIRAASFTRSRLEGRRVRLTFDEERKDRYGRLLAYVWVDRKTMLEDELLRRGLAQLLIIPPNDRYAARFAADQRQARRAHRGIWGLPRAERCRETNRGNGIGEGSPGCGPGPDSRGSAGRSPGVAPSSEESCPRSYPVKGNITRDGQKIYHLPKGDPYYQATHPERCFASARQARAAGYRPPILPHNR
- a CDS encoding GntR family transcriptional regulator, translated to MEGQRRKPATYRRLSDELREAIESGEFEEGTQMPTEAELCERYGVSRHTVRQAFQSLVADGLVYRVPGRGTFVTSLSRRGKYLRSIGTLEEMMSWTGTEMEVLNPVEIIHDEEHATRLELPTDEVATLTVRRLYEGNPFVLTHVYLTPDAGERLQKKKLPKDGPGTVIGTVESVLPSPIVGASQELTAIPTPHHVSRHIDRSPGEPLLYVERLYYLEDGTPVELAISYYNPSRYSYRLELRRGGVH